The DNA window cATACCTGGGGCAGGCCCTGCCCCTcacctgagccctgccctgccccggggcacacctggggcagtCCCTGTAGCCTGAGGGCCGCCCCGAGCGCTTCCTCCCGTGCCCTCAGCCGCGCCTTCACCTCCACGTTCCGCCGCATCCCGCCTAGTGCTCTCATTGGCTGCCGCGCACACGTCACCTCCCCAATCCGCCTTTCTATTGGTCGTTCAAGCCGTCAATCAGTAAAGCGCGTTGTGATTGGTTACAAGCTGTTCGAGGCCAGCCCTAGCCGagcgggacgggacggggcgggggcgaccatggcggcggcggcggagggggGTCGGGGCAGCGGCAGTGAGGACGGCGATGTCCCCGCCGCCACCCGCCTGCAGGCCTATGCCTGGTGCCGCGAGTTTCTGGCCGGCTCCTGGAAGCTCATCGTCCCAGAGGAGTTCGGTATCTGGCCCGTCAGGTAGGGAACGGAACGAGCGAGAGGCGgcgctcccccccccccccccccgccctctCTGCGGTGGTCTCGTCCTGGGGTTCAGccacctccctgtccctcccagtgtccccagttgCCCCGCAGACCGGTGTTCCTGTccccctcccagtgtccccagttgCCCCGCAGACCGGTGTTCCTGTccccctcccagtgtccccagttaCCCCCAGACCGGTGTCCCTGTCGccttcccagtgtccccagtcccccccgGACCGGTGTCTCTGTCACCCATCCAGTGTCCCTACCAGTGTCCCCGGTTACCCCCATGACCAGTAGCCCGGTGTCCCTCCCAGTGGCCACGCTTGCCCTCCGGACCAGTGTCCGTCTCTCTCCCAGCTGCCTTCCCTGACCCTTGTCCCTCTCCCAGTGCCTCCAGTTGCCCCACCCCGAACCAATGTCCCCTCCCAGTCGCACCCCGGACCAgcgtccctgtccccctgttGTCCCCCCGGGactggtgtccctgtcccccagtgTCTCCAGTCTTCCCCGAACTGGTGTCCCGGTCcctctcccagtgtcccccatccattgtccccactgtccccgaGCGGGGATGTCACTGTCCCCCCGTGTTCCCCCGTGTCCTCTCGGTGCCGGTGTCCCCCCGGTACCCTctgacccccccaaatcccgcAGTGGGGGGCTCAGTAACCTCCTGTACAAGTGTGCGCTGCCCGAGCACATCCCGAGCGTGGGGGACGAGCCCCGGCAGGTGCTGCTGCGCGTCTATGGGGCCATCCTacaggtgaggggacagccACATCCCGTGGGGATCCCAAGGGAACCCCCAAACCCTAAGAGAACCCCATGGGAACCCCAAATTCTAAGGGAACCCCATGGGAACCCCAAATTCTAAGGAAACCCCCTGGGAGCCCCAAACCCCAAGGGAACCCCCTgagatcccaaaccccacaggGAGCCCCAGGGGAACCCGAAATCCCATAGGAATCCCACAGGACCCCAAACCCCTTGGGAACCCCAAGGGAACCCCCTGAGATCCCGAACCCCAAGGAAACCACACAAGTCCCTCATGGGAGCCCCAAATCCCAAGAGAACCTCATGGGAGCCCCATgggaaccccaaaccccatgGGAACCCCAAGGGAGCCCCCTGAGATCCCGAAACCCATGGGAACCCCCTGagatcccaaaccccaagggaaccccaaaccccatgGGAACCCCGAGGGAACCCCATGGGAATCCCACAGGACTCCAAATCCCATGGGAACCCCCAGAGAGCACCCCGAGGACTAGGGATTTTCGGGTGCCTTCCCACTTCAGTGGGGGATTCTGGGATTGGGGGTTCCAGGGCCATCCTGCAGGTGAGGAGACAGCCACACCCCAAATGAACCCCCAGGCCCCAAACCCCATGGGAATCCGccaggacccccaaaccccaaggGAACCCCATAGGACCCCTGGGACACCGAATCCCACAGGAGCACCAAACCCCATGAGGACCTAAAGGAGCCCCCtgagaccccaaaccccatggGAAAGCCAGGGGAACCCCAAAGGAACCCCAGACCCCATGTGAACCTCAAAGGACGCCCCAGGATTAGGATTTTTGGGTGCCCTCCCACTGGGTTGGGGTTGCTGGGTTTGGATCCCggtttgggggtcccagtttttggggggttggggTGCCACTGTTTGGGGTGGCAGTGTTGGGGGTGCTGGATTTGGGGCCTGTTTTTGGGGTCTCATTTTTGGGGTACTGAAATGGGGATCCTGGTGTCAGGGGTGCTGCTTTTGGGGTGCTGCTATCAGGGTGCTAGTTGGGGGGGTCCCGTTTCTGGGGTCCAGATTTGTGGTCCTGTTTTTGTGGCTCCATTTCTGGGGTCCTGTCTTTGGGTTCCTGTTTTTGTGGTCCCATTTTTGGTGTCCTGATTTGTGGCCCTGTTTTGCGTTCCTGGTTTTGAGTTCCCGTTTTGGGTTTCTCGTTTTGGGGTCCCTATTTGTGGCCTTATTTTTGGGTtcccgtttttggggtcccgATGTGTGGCCCCTTTTTCGGTTCCCATTTTGTGTTCCCTATTTAGGGTCCCTTTTTTGTGGCCCCATTTTGTGGTCTGTATTTGTGGCCCCATTTTTATGGTCCTATTTTTGGGTTCCTGTTTTTGGACTCCCGTTTTTGTGGTCCCATTTTGTTGTCCCTTTTTGGGAGCCCCAACATGTGGTCCGTTTTTGGGGTCCTATTTTGTGGTCCTGTTTTGGGTTCCTGTTTTTAGTGTCCCTATTCAGGGTCTTGTTTTTGGGTTCCTATTTTGAGTGTCCCATTTTTGGTGGTCCCTATTTGTGGCCCCATTTTTGGGTCCCTATTTCtggtccctttttgggggtcCCTTTTTTGGGTGTTCCGTTTTTGTGGTCCTGATTCGGGGTCCCTATTTGTTGCCCCATTTTTGGTGTCCTGTTTTTGGGGATGCCCTTTTTGAGGTCCCATTTCCTGCTCCCGTTTTTGTGGCCTCACGTTGGTGTCCCTATTTGTGCTCCTGTTTTGTGCTCCTGTTTTGGGGTTCCCGTTTCTGTGGCCCCATTTTGGGGTTCCGTTTTTGTGATCCTTATTTGTGGTCCAGTTTTGGGTTCCCAGTTTTGAGTTCCGTTTTCATGGTCTTGTTTTGGGTTCCCAGTTCCTGTTTTTGTGGCCCCATTTTTGGTATCCTGTTTTCAGGGTGCCATTTTGGTGTCCAGATTTGTGGTCCCCTTTCTGTGGCCCCACTTTGGTATCCCTATATGTGCTCCCGTATTTGGTGTCCCATTTTCGTGGCCCCATTTTGGGGTCCCTATTTCTGTTcccattttggggtcccctTTTTGGGTGTCCCATTTTTGTGGTCCTGATTCGGGATCCCTGTTTGTTGCTCCATTTTTGGTGTCCTCTTTTTGGGGGTACCCTTTTGGAGGTCCCATTTTATGGTCCAGTTTTTGTGCCCCCGTTTTGATGTCCCTATTTGTGTTCCCGTTTTGGGGTTCCCATTTTCTGGGGCTCCCCCCTGACCCCATCCCCGCAGGGCGTGGACTCGCTGGTGTTGGAGAGCGTCATGTTCGCCATCCTGGCCGAGCGTGCGCTGGGGCCGCGCCTCTTCGGGGTGTTCCCACAGGGCCGGCTGGAGCAGTACATCCCGGTAGGATTTGGGGTGCCCCCTGACCACCCTGACCCTCTCCCCAACCAGGGGGCACCCCAAAACTGgcagtgccccccccccccctcctccagaGCCGCCGGCTGCGCACCGAGGAACTGCGGGACCCCCGGGTGTCCGGGGAGATTGCTGCAAAGATGTCACAGTTCCACGGGATGGTCATGCCCTTCAACAAGGAGCCCAAGTGGCTTTTTGGGACCATGGAGTGGTGAGGGGGGCACCCCAAATCCTAATGGGAGCCTGGAATGGAGTGATGAGGGAGCACTCCAAATCCCAGAGGGAGCGGGAGAACTCCAAATCCCGCTGGGATAAGGGAGTGGTGTGGGGGGACCCAAAtcctgctgagagcagggaatggagaCTCCAAAATCCCATTGGGATCAGGGAGtggggatcccaaatcccactgggagcagggaatggtgaggggacaccccaaatcccattggGAGTGGGAAATGGGGTGGGAGAACTCCAAATCCCACTGGGAGCAGGAAATGGGGACTCCAAATCCCACCAGGCCCAGATCCCTGGGGCGTTCCTGGCTGCTTCCAGCAGGTCCCATGGTACAGAGGGGTCACAGGGTGGCCCTGGGGTGACCCTGGGGTGGccagggggttttggggggctgTCCCCACGCTgtacccatgtccccaggtaCCTGGAGCAGATATCCGAGCTGACATTcccagagcaggcacagctggagcagctggagcagctccgaGGTTACAACCTGGAGCAGGAGATGAGGAGCCTCAGGTGACTGTCACCTGTCACCCAGCCCGgctgtcccctgctgtccactCCTGGCCTTGcagggggcgggggggggagggggtcccCAGGGCAGCCATTCCTGCAGCTTCTGGGGTGTCTGTGGTTCTGTCCTCCCCTTTGTCCCCTTTGTCTCCTGTGTCCCTCTATTCCtgtgtccctggtgtcccctgtCTCAggtcccccatgtcccctgtgtCTCTCATGTCCCCCTTGTCCCTACATCCCTggtgtcccccatgtccccatatCCCGGgatcccccctgtccccatgtcccctgggctgtcccctggcctgtccctgtcccctgagctgtccccctgtccctggtgTGTCCCCTgagctgtcccctgtgctgtccccatgctatccctgtccctgagctgtcccCTTGTCACCACCCTGCTCCTCCCACCCCCCCCTGAcccctctctgtccctcagGGACTTGCTGGAGTCCACCCCGTCCCCGGTGGTCTTCTGCCACAACGATGTGCAGGAGGGTGAGTGTCATCGGGGGGTGGCCCTGTCCTCTAGGTCCCCCCAAATACcctcaaaatcccaaattcccgtAGCGAACATCCTGCTCCTGGAGGGGCGCGAGGGCTCCTCGGACCAGCTCATGCTCATCGACTTCGAGTACAGCAGCTACAACTACAGGtctgggggggtcccaggggggtTCTGGGGGTCCCCGAGGCATTTTAGGGGTCCCTGGGGGTCCCTGCTGCCCCTCACACTCCATGATCCCGCTGGGATTTAGGGGCTCCCTCTTACAAGTCCCTGCTCCTGTAGGATTTTGAGGGGTTCCTGGGAGATTTTTTGGGTCCCTGGGGAGTTTTGGGCGATCCCGGGGGGAGTTctggggggtccctgggggattttgggggtcctaTGGGGATTTTTGCTGCCCCTCACACTCCATGATCCCAGTGGGGTTTAGGGGCTCCCACTCACAAGTCCCTGATCTTGGGAGATCTTTTTGGGTCCCAGGGAGGTTCTGGGGGGGTCCCATGGGgattctgggggggggggtgttccTCACATTCCTTGATCCCGGTAGGATTTAGGGGCTTCCTACTCATATTCGGTGGTCCTGCTGGGATTTAGGGGCCCCCCCTCCCAagtccctgctcctgggagatttttttggtcccaggggattttgggggtcctaTGGGGATTCTTGCTGCCCCTCACACTCCATGATCCCAGTGGGATTTAGGGGCTCCCCCTCACAAGTCCCTGCTCCTGtaggattttgggggtttccTGGAAGATTTTTGGGTCCCAGGGGGAGTTTTGGGGCATCCCAGGAGGGTTCTGGGGGTCCCTGGTGGTCCCTGCTTCCCCCTCACATTCCTTGATCCCACTGTGATTTGGGGGCTTCCTGCTCATATTCCATGGCCttgatgggatttgggatctcccagtcactgctccctgctcctggtggGATTTAGGGGTGCCCCCCTCACAAGTCCCTTCATCCCTCCATGAgccctgtgggatttgggatgccCTCTCCAAACTCCCAGTGGTATTTGGGACCCCCCTGCCAACTCCACGACcccagtgggatttggggtttcaCGTCTCTGCTCTGTGATCATGGTGGGATTtggtgtccccctgtccccactccATCACtccagtgggatttggggacccCTCTCCTCTCCCGGTGGGATTTGGTGACCCCCACTCCCCCCTCCCAGTGGGGTCCTTCTCTGATGGGTTTGGGGTCCCTCCCcgatgggatttggggtctctgCTGACACCCCCTCCTCATTTTAGGGGCTTTGACCTGGGCAATCACTTCTGCCATGGGATCTGGGGTCCCCCCTCTCAAGTGGGTTTAGGGTCTCTTTCCAGTAGGTTTTGGGATCCCAGGGGTCCCTGATGATGCCCCCTCCCTGTTTTAGGGATTTGACCTGGGCAATCAGTTctgctgtgggatttggggtcccctcTCCCAGTGTGATTTAGGGTCCCTCTCCCAGTGTGTTTGGGGTCTCTCCCgatggttttggggtccctgctgACACCCCATTCCCGTTTTAGGGGCTTTGACCTGGGCAATCACTTCTGCGAGTGGGTTTACAGCTACAGCCACGACTCCTGGCCCTTCTTCCAGGCGCACCCCGAGCACTACCCCAGCCGCCAGCAGCAGGTCTGGGGGTCCCGGGGTGGTCCCTGGGGGCCGGGGGTGGTCCCGACCCcgatcccagcccctccccctgctctgcagctccattTCATC is part of the Cinclus cinclus chromosome 4, bCinCin1.1, whole genome shotgun sequence genome and encodes:
- the CHKB gene encoding LOW QUALITY PROTEIN: choline/ethanolamine kinase (The sequence of the model RefSeq protein was modified relative to this genomic sequence to represent the inferred CDS: inserted 1 base in 1 codon), whose amino-acid sequence is MFAILAERALGPRLFGVFPQGRLEQYIPVGFGVPPDHPDPLPNQGAPQNWQCPPPPSXQSRRLRTEELRDPRVSGEIAAKMSQFHGMVMPFNKEPKWLFGTMEWYLEQISELTFPEQAQLEQLEQLRGYNLEQEMRSLRDLLESTPSPVVFCHNDVQEANILLLEGREGSSDQLMLIDFEYSSYNYRGFDLGNHFCEWVYSYSHDSWPFFQAHPEHYPSRQQQLHFIRHYLAEDSGRRGQREQEQLEEEMLREIDRFALASHFFWGLWSMVQAKISTIHFGYLDYAQSRFQAYFQHKARCS